A genomic segment from Comamonas terrigena NBRC 13299 encodes:
- a CDS encoding alpha/beta hydrolase, with the protein MSTTSAVPSPPSVCTDSTLTVAGQEVAVRVYGSKPAGQVLPLVVHFHGGAFVSGDLDNGCTVASLLEGAGARVVSVAYPLSPFPQPLETGYAVLQWAYKQRTRLAGAGAQVYLAGEEAGGNLAAGVALMARDQSHPPLAGQILLSPMLDPCVGTPSLRAATGTATACKWADGWLKFLGCTRDAEHPYAVPGAAQRLAGLPPTLVLVGSDDPMHDEALAYAARLEAAGLSVTRHVFNQAQQWPDALLQPGTRACPCADEVQEQFRRFFADSRCRPSP; encoded by the coding sequence ATGTCCACCACCTCTGCTGTCCCGTCGCCACCGTCCGTCTGCACCGATTCCACCCTCACCGTGGCCGGGCAGGAGGTGGCCGTGCGCGTCTATGGCAGCAAGCCGGCCGGCCAGGTGCTCCCTCTGGTGGTGCATTTCCACGGCGGGGCCTTTGTCTCGGGGGATCTGGACAACGGCTGCACCGTGGCCAGCCTGCTGGAAGGCGCTGGCGCCCGTGTGGTTTCGGTGGCCTACCCGCTCTCGCCGTTTCCCCAACCGCTGGAAACCGGGTATGCCGTGTTGCAGTGGGCCTACAAGCAGCGCACGCGTCTGGCCGGTGCCGGTGCCCAGGTGTACCTGGCCGGTGAAGAGGCAGGCGGCAATCTGGCGGCCGGTGTGGCCCTGATGGCGCGTGACCAGTCGCATCCGCCGCTGGCAGGACAGATACTGTTGTCGCCCATGCTGGATCCCTGTGTGGGCACGCCCTCGCTGCGCGCGGCCACAGGGACCGCCACCGCCTGCAAATGGGCCGATGGCTGGCTCAAGTTCCTGGGGTGCACGCGCGATGCCGAGCACCCTTATGCCGTGCCAGGTGCCGCCCAGCGCCTGGCAGGCCTGCCGCCCACCCTGGTGCTGGTGGGCAGCGACGACCCCATGCACGACGAAGCCCTGGCCTATGCGGCCCGGCTCGAAGCTGCGGGCCTTTCCGTGACCCGCCACGTGTTCAACCAGGCGCAGCAATGGCCCGACGCCCTGCTGCAGCCCGGCACCCGCGCCTGTCCCTGTGCGGACGAGGTGCAGGAGCAGTTTCGCCGCTTCTTTGCAGACAGCCGATGTCGGCCCTCGCCGTGA
- a CDS encoding efflux RND transporter periplasmic adaptor subunit — protein sequence MNAPLSPVSSSSRRWWTAIGLATVVVAAGGAALGLQASHAEAPAQAAPPAIPVSVAAVVLQDVSLWDEFSGRLEAVQRVDIRPRVAGAVQAVHFREGALVKQGDLLVTVDPAPYVAEVDRAEAQVVAAQARLSYTRSEMERAARLLQESAIAQREHDERVNAQREADANLRAAQAALQTARLNLSYTQVRAPVAGRVGRIEVTVGNLVSAGASAPVLTTLVSVSPIYASFDTDEQVVARAIDGLDGGKGTQGGRARIEHIPVQMGTGTAGSTPFNGHLQLIDNQVDARSGTVRVRAVFDNADGSLMPGQFARIRMGQAQSTSAVLINERAVGTDQNKKFVMVVGEGDKAEYREVQLGAPVDGLRVVTSGLKAGERIVVNGLQRVRPGAVIAPQEVPMAAKAELQGERAPAAKAAAKQPIA from the coding sequence ATGAACGCACCGCTTTCCCCTGTTTCCTCTTCCTCGCGCCGCTGGTGGACCGCCATCGGCCTGGCCACCGTGGTCGTCGCTGCCGGGGGCGCGGCGCTGGGCCTGCAGGCATCGCATGCCGAGGCGCCTGCCCAGGCCGCACCGCCTGCCATCCCCGTCTCCGTGGCCGCCGTGGTGCTGCAGGACGTGTCCCTGTGGGATGAATTCTCGGGCCGCCTGGAAGCCGTGCAGCGCGTGGACATCCGCCCGCGCGTGGCCGGTGCCGTGCAGGCCGTGCATTTCCGCGAAGGTGCCCTGGTCAAGCAAGGGGATCTGCTGGTCACCGTGGACCCCGCGCCCTATGTGGCGGAAGTGGACCGCGCCGAAGCCCAGGTGGTGGCCGCCCAGGCCCGCCTGTCCTACACCCGCAGCGAGATGGAGCGTGCCGCCCGCCTGCTGCAGGAAAGCGCCATCGCCCAGCGTGAGCACGACGAACGTGTGAACGCCCAGCGCGAAGCGGATGCCAATCTGCGTGCCGCCCAGGCTGCGCTGCAGACCGCCCGGCTGAACCTCTCCTACACCCAGGTGCGCGCCCCCGTGGCCGGCCGTGTGGGCCGCATCGAAGTGACCGTGGGCAACCTGGTCAGTGCCGGTGCCAGCGCCCCGGTGCTGACCACCCTGGTCTCGGTCAGCCCGATCTACGCCAGCTTCGACACCGACGAACAGGTCGTGGCACGCGCCATCGACGGGCTGGACGGCGGCAAGGGCACCCAGGGCGGGCGTGCACGCATCGAGCACATTCCGGTGCAGATGGGGACCGGCACGGCCGGCAGCACCCCCTTCAACGGCCATCTGCAACTCATCGACAACCAGGTCGATGCGCGCAGCGGCACGGTGCGTGTGCGCGCCGTGTTCGACAACGCCGACGGCAGCCTGATGCCGGGCCAGTTCGCGCGCATCCGCATGGGCCAGGCGCAGAGCACTTCGGCCGTGCTGATCAACGAGCGCGCCGTGGGCACGGACCAGAACAAGAAGTTCGTCATGGTCGTGGGCGAAGGCGACAAGGCCGAGTACCGCGAAGTGCAGCTGGGCGCACCGGTGGACGGTCTGCGTGTGGTGACTTCTGGCCTCAAGGCCGGGGAACGCATCGTCGTCAACGGCCTGCAGCGCGTGCGCCCCGGCGCGGTGATTGCGCCCCAGGAAGTGCCCATGGCCGCCAAGGCTGAACTGCAGGGTGAGCGCGCACCGGCTGCCAAGGCCGCCGCCAAGCAGCCCATCGCCTGA
- a CDS encoding efflux RND transporter permease subunit, whose amino-acid sequence MNLSRFFIDRPIFAGVLSVLIFLAGLIALRVLPISEYPEVAPPSVVVRAQYPGANPKVIAETVATPLEESINGVEGMLYMGSQATTDGVMTLTVTFALGTDPDKAQQLVQNRVSQAEPRLPEEVRRLGITTVKSAPDLTMVVHMVSPNGRYDIDYLRNYAVLNVKDRLARIPGVGQVQIFGGGDYSMRAWLDPQKVAQRGLSAADVVSAIRGQNVQAAAGVVGASPGLPGVDMQLSINAQGRLQTEEEFGDIIVKTGADGAVTRLRDVARLELGAADYSLRSLLNNDPAVGMGVFQAPGSNALDISANVRATMAELQRHMPEGVEFRIAYDPTQFVRASIKSVIHTLLEAVALVVVVVILFLQTWRASIIPLLAVPVSVVGTFAVLHLLGFSINALSLFGLVLAIGIVVDDAIVVVENVERNIEAGLSPREATYRAMQEVSGPIIAIALVLVAVFVPLAFISGLTGQFYRQFAVTIAISTVISAINSLTLSPALSALLLKGHHEPKDALTRGMERVLGGFFRRFNTLFHRGSDAYSGGVQRVIGRKALMLVIYAVLVGATWGLFKLVPGGFVPAQDKQYLVGFAQLPDGATLDRTEDVIRRMGEIVKQNPNVEDAIAFPGLSINGFTNSSNSGIVFVTLKPFAERTRADQSGGAVAGQLNQAFGSIQEAFIAMFPPPPVAGLGTTGGFKLQIEDRASLGYDAMDQAVKAFMAKAYQTPELAGLFTSWQVNVPQLYAAIDRTKARQLGVPVTDIFETLQIYLGSLYANDFNQFGRTYSVRVQADASYRARAEDVGLLKVRSTTGEMVPLSALMKLEPSFGPERAMRYNGFLAADVNGGPAPGFSSGQAQAAIERIAAETLPPGIGFEWTELTYQEILAGNSAVLVFPLAILLVFLVLAAQYESLTLPIAIILIVPMGLLAAMTGVWLSGGDNNVFTQIGLIVLVGLSAKNAILIVEFARELEFVGRTPVQAAIEASRLRLRPILMTSLAFVMGVLPLVLSTGAGAEMRSAMGVAVFAGMIGVTAFGLFLTPVFYVVLRRLAGNRPLQQHGHHTAPLGERELHSGPGAAAHPVLAAPRGSNE is encoded by the coding sequence ATGAATCTCTCCCGCTTTTTCATCGATCGCCCCATCTTTGCCGGGGTGCTGTCGGTGCTCATCTTCCTGGCCGGCCTGATCGCCCTGCGCGTGCTGCCGATCTCGGAATACCCGGAAGTCGCTCCCCCCTCGGTGGTGGTGCGCGCCCAGTATCCCGGTGCCAACCCCAAGGTGATCGCCGAGACCGTGGCCACGCCACTGGAAGAATCCATCAACGGCGTGGAAGGCATGCTCTACATGGGCAGCCAGGCCACCACCGATGGTGTGATGACGCTGACCGTGACCTTTGCCCTGGGCACCGACCCGGACAAGGCCCAGCAACTGGTGCAGAACCGCGTGTCCCAGGCCGAACCGCGCCTGCCCGAGGAAGTGCGTCGCCTGGGCATCACCACGGTGAAGAGTGCGCCCGACCTGACCATGGTCGTGCACATGGTCTCGCCCAATGGCCGCTATGACATCGACTATCTGCGCAACTACGCGGTGCTCAACGTCAAGGACCGCCTGGCGCGCATTCCCGGCGTGGGCCAGGTGCAGATCTTCGGCGGCGGTGACTATTCCATGCGCGCCTGGCTGGATCCGCAGAAGGTCGCGCAGCGCGGCCTCTCGGCCGCCGATGTGGTGAGTGCCATCCGGGGCCAGAACGTGCAGGCCGCGGCCGGTGTGGTGGGCGCTTCGCCCGGCCTGCCGGGCGTGGACATGCAACTGTCCATCAATGCCCAGGGGCGCCTGCAAACCGAAGAGGAATTCGGCGACATCATCGTCAAGACCGGCGCGGACGGTGCCGTGACGCGCCTGCGCGACGTGGCCCGCCTGGAGCTGGGTGCGGCCGACTATTCGCTGCGCTCCCTGCTCAACAACGACCCCGCCGTGGGCATGGGCGTGTTCCAGGCCCCAGGCTCCAACGCCCTGGACATCTCGGCCAATGTGCGTGCCACCATGGCCGAGCTGCAAAGGCACATGCCCGAAGGCGTGGAGTTCCGTATTGCCTACGACCCCACGCAGTTCGTGCGTGCCTCCATCAAGTCCGTGATCCACACCTTGCTGGAAGCCGTGGCCCTGGTGGTGGTGGTGGTGATCCTGTTCCTGCAGACCTGGCGCGCCTCCATCATCCCGCTGCTGGCCGTGCCGGTGTCGGTGGTGGGTACGTTCGCCGTGCTGCACCTGTTGGGCTTTTCGATCAACGCGCTGTCGCTCTTCGGCCTGGTGCTGGCCATCGGTATCGTGGTGGATGACGCCATCGTGGTGGTGGAAAACGTGGAGCGCAACATCGAAGCCGGTCTGTCGCCGCGCGAGGCCACCTACCGCGCCATGCAGGAGGTGAGCGGCCCCATCATTGCCATCGCCCTGGTGCTGGTGGCCGTGTTTGTGCCCCTGGCCTTCATCAGCGGCCTCACCGGCCAGTTCTACCGCCAGTTCGCGGTGACCATCGCCATCTCGACGGTGATCTCGGCCATCAACTCGCTGACCCTGTCGCCGGCGCTCAGCGCGCTGCTGCTCAAGGGCCACCACGAGCCCAAGGATGCGCTGACACGCGGCATGGAACGCGTGCTGGGCGGTTTCTTCCGCCGCTTCAATACCCTGTTCCACCGCGGTTCCGATGCCTACAGCGGTGGCGTGCAGCGTGTCATCGGCCGCAAGGCGCTGATGCTGGTGATTTATGCCGTGCTGGTGGGCGCGACCTGGGGGTTGTTCAAGCTGGTGCCCGGCGGCTTTGTGCCGGCCCAGGACAAGCAGTATCTGGTGGGCTTTGCCCAGTTGCCCGATGGCGCCACCCTGGACCGCACGGAAGACGTGATCCGCCGCATGGGCGAGATCGTCAAGCAGAACCCGAATGTGGAAGATGCCATTGCCTTCCCGGGCCTGTCCATCAACGGCTTCACCAACAGCTCGAACTCGGGCATCGTGTTCGTCACACTCAAGCCCTTTGCCGAGCGCACACGCGCCGACCAGAGCGGCGGCGCAGTGGCGGGCCAGCTCAATCAGGCCTTCGGCAGCATCCAGGAAGCCTTCATCGCCATGTTCCCGCCGCCACCGGTGGCCGGCCTGGGCACGACCGGGGGCTTCAAGCTGCAGATCGAGGACCGCGCCTCGCTGGGCTATGACGCCATGGATCAGGCGGTGAAGGCCTTCATGGCCAAGGCCTACCAGACGCCGGAGCTGGCCGGGCTGTTCACCAGCTGGCAGGTCAATGTGCCGCAGCTCTATGCCGCCATCGACCGCACCAAGGCGCGCCAGCTGGGGGTGCCGGTGACCGACATCTTCGAGACCCTGCAGATCTACCTGGGCAGCCTGTATGCCAATGACTTCAACCAGTTCGGCCGCACCTACAGTGTGCGCGTGCAGGCGGATGCCTCCTACCGGGCGCGTGCCGAAGACGTGGGCCTGCTGAAGGTGCGTTCCACCACGGGCGAGATGGTGCCGCTGTCGGCCCTGATGAAGCTGGAGCCCAGCTTCGGGCCCGAGCGCGCCATGCGCTACAACGGCTTTCTGGCGGCCGATGTGAACGGCGGGCCCGCACCCGGCTTCTCCTCGGGCCAGGCCCAGGCCGCCATCGAGCGCATCGCTGCCGAAACCCTGCCACCCGGCATCGGCTTCGAGTGGACCGAGCTGACCTACCAGGAAATCCTGGCCGGCAATTCCGCCGTGCTGGTCTTCCCCCTGGCCATTCTGCTGGTGTTCCTGGTGCTGGCGGCCCAGTACGAAAGCCTGACCCTGCCCATCGCCATCATCCTCATCGTGCCCATGGGCCTGCTGGCCGCCATGACCGGGGTGTGGCTCAGCGGGGGGGACAACAACGTGTTCACGCAGATCGGGCTCATTGTGCTGGTGGGGCTGTCGGCGAAGAACGCCATCCTGATCGTGGAGTTTGCCCGCGAGCTGGAGTTTGTTGGCCGCACCCCGGTGCAGGCCGCGATCGAAGCCAGCCGCCTGCGCCTGCGCCCCATTCTGATGACCTCGCTGGCGTTTGTGATGGGTGTGCTGCCCCTGGTGCTGTCCACTGGGGCCGGTGCCGAGATGCGCAGCGCCATGGGCGTGGCGGTGTTCGCCGGGATGATCGGTGTGACGGCCTTCGGCCTGTTCCTGACCCCCGTGTTCTATGTGGTCCTGCGCCGCCTGGCGGGCAACCGTCCGCTGCAGCAGCACGGCCACCACACGGCACCACTGGGCGAGCGCGAGCTGCACAGCGGCCCGGGCGCAGCCGCCCACCCCGTGCTGGCCGCACCGCGCGGCTCCAACGAATGA
- a CDS encoding efflux transporter outer membrane subunit, translated as MTTVLSFPAARWLPLAAALFLAGCMSHPLAPVTADAALPVPAHFSNSVEGQGQTWTTAAPAETQPRGAWWLGFADPVLTGLVERAADGNTSIQEAAARLAEARSLLRTADAQRAPQLGVSTGAVRQAGITTTGSAVPATVVTAGLNLSYELDLFGRLSKASDAARLDAQARAALLQSTRLLVQAEVAQTYLQLRAVQAEHGLVTASLAAYRDTLHLTQRRFQAGDVAELDVARVQTEVAATEAEALSLAQQQAQLQHALAVLVGEVASGFAVPAAAAEAALPVVPPGVPATVLARRPDVAAAQASVMAAQARVGVAEAAWFPAITLTGNGGHASPELGDLFKWSARSWGIGALLSLPLFDGGQRAAQEEGARARLEAAMAAHRGQVLTAFREVEDQLSALRLLEGQAEAQGRAVQSARRATQLSDSRYRNGLVSQLELLDARRSELRSQRQALQVRTAQYTATVGLIRALGGGWDVAPQAAAQALNLAVVAR; from the coding sequence ATGACGACTGTTCTTTCTTTTCCCGCGGCGCGCTGGCTGCCGCTGGCGGCGGCCCTGTTCCTGGCCGGCTGCATGAGCCACCCGCTGGCCCCCGTGACCGCCGACGCGGCTTTGCCTGTGCCAGCGCATTTCTCCAACAGCGTTGAAGGCCAAGGCCAGACCTGGACCACGGCGGCGCCGGCCGAAACCCAGCCGCGCGGGGCCTGGTGGCTGGGTTTTGCCGACCCGGTGCTCACCGGTCTGGTGGAACGTGCCGCAGATGGCAACACCAGCATCCAGGAGGCCGCGGCCCGGCTGGCCGAGGCGCGTTCCCTGCTGCGCACGGCCGATGCCCAGCGTGCGCCCCAACTGGGGGTGTCCACCGGGGCGGTACGCCAGGCCGGGATCACCACCACCGGCAGCGCCGTGCCGGCCACCGTGGTCACGGCTGGCCTGAATCTGTCGTACGAACTGGACCTGTTCGGCCGGCTTTCCAAGGCCAGCGACGCCGCACGGCTGGATGCCCAGGCGCGCGCCGCCTTGCTGCAGAGCACACGCCTGCTGGTGCAGGCCGAAGTGGCCCAGACCTATCTGCAGCTGCGGGCCGTCCAGGCCGAGCATGGACTGGTCACGGCCAGCCTGGCGGCCTACCGCGACACCTTGCACCTGACGCAGCGGCGCTTCCAGGCTGGCGATGTGGCCGAGCTGGACGTGGCGCGGGTGCAGACCGAGGTGGCAGCGACCGAGGCCGAAGCCCTGTCCCTGGCCCAGCAGCAGGCCCAGCTTCAGCATGCGCTGGCGGTGCTGGTGGGCGAGGTGGCCAGCGGCTTTGCCGTGCCAGCGGCTGCAGCCGAAGCGGCCCTGCCTGTGGTACCCCCTGGCGTGCCGGCCACGGTGCTGGCGCGCCGCCCGGATGTGGCGGCGGCCCAGGCCTCCGTCATGGCGGCCCAGGCGCGCGTGGGCGTGGCTGAGGCTGCCTGGTTCCCTGCCATCACGCTGACCGGCAACGGCGGTCATGCCTCGCCCGAGCTGGGCGACCTGTTCAAGTGGTCGGCCCGCTCCTGGGGCATCGGTGCGCTGCTGTCGCTGCCGTTGTTCGACGGTGGCCAGCGCGCGGCCCAGGAAGAGGGCGCCCGCGCCCGGCTGGAAGCGGCCATGGCCGCCCACCGGGGCCAGGTGCTGACGGCCTTCCGTGAGGTGGAGGACCAGCTCAGCGCGCTGCGGCTGCTGGAAGGCCAGGCCGAAGCCCAGGGCCGTGCCGTGCAGTCGGCACGGCGTGCGACCCAGCTGTCGGATTCGCGCTACCGCAATGGCCTGGTGAGCCAGCTGGAGCTGCTGGATGCGCGCCGCAGCGAACTGCGCAGCCAGCGCCAGGCCCTGCAGGTGCGCACGGCCCAGTACACGGCCACCGTCGGCCTGATCCGCGCCCTGGGCGGCGGGTGGGATGTGGCGCCGCAGGCGGCAGCCCAGGCACTGAACCTGGCCGTGGTGGCACGCTGA
- a CDS encoding sigma-70 family RNA polymerase sigma factor: MSSASSPLHADINALYIDHHNWLHGWLRRRLGSAAEAADLAHDTFVRLLTGRTERCFTHPAEARAYLKTTAQNLCINLWRRQEIERAWLEILATSPEASYPSAERQAMVLQALEEVGRMLQSLSPKAARAFTLAVVCDMTDDEVGAELGVSGRMVRKYVAQAMLGCLTLAARQTAAELRHEPLP; this comes from the coding sequence ATGTCATCCGCCTCCAGCCCCTTGCACGCTGACATCAACGCGCTGTACATCGACCACCACAACTGGCTCCATGGCTGGCTCCGCCGGCGCTTGGGGTCGGCGGCAGAGGCAGCCGATCTGGCCCACGACACCTTTGTGCGATTGCTGACAGGCCGGACGGAGCGCTGTTTCACCCATCCCGCCGAGGCCCGTGCCTACCTGAAAACCACGGCACAGAATCTGTGCATCAATCTGTGGCGCCGGCAGGAGATCGAGCGGGCCTGGCTGGAAATCCTGGCAACAAGCCCTGAGGCCTCCTATCCGTCCGCAGAGCGCCAGGCCATGGTGCTGCAGGCGCTGGAAGAGGTCGGGCGCATGCTCCAGTCGCTGTCGCCCAAGGCGGCCCGCGCTTTCACGCTGGCCGTGGTCTGCGACATGACCGATGATGAAGTGGGCGCCGAGCTGGGCGTTTCCGGACGGATGGTCCGCAAGTATGTGGCGCAGGCCATGCTGGGCTGTCTGACGCTGGCGGCGCGCCAGACCGCCGCGGAGCTGCGGCACGAGCCCCTGCCTTGA
- a CDS encoding FecR domain-containing protein translates to MRAEPSHTDLAQAAQWYACLRDGSASAADRAAWQRWLASADAHAAAWRYVEDISRAFEPVRTLPNPRATADHLSTADQRLRTRRRVLASLGILASGGVVGAMGWQQAWLPAEVMAWGADHRTATGELRQLTLADGSLLWLNTASAVDIRFDTDERRIVLVAGEIFVETAQDHRPLRVYTPDGQMRALGTRFNVQMTAAGTQLAVYQGAVEVRTFATGATRIVPTGQQTLFTAQAIAPLESGDAAREAWTQGSFVADNLPLRLFVQELRRYRRGHLGLADSVADFAVYGNFPLHDTDRVLQMLAATLPIRIAQPIAWWTTIEAQS, encoded by the coding sequence ATGCGTGCAGAACCTTCCCATACCGACCTTGCGCAGGCTGCGCAGTGGTACGCATGCCTGCGTGATGGCTCTGCCAGTGCCGCCGACCGCGCGGCCTGGCAACGCTGGCTGGCGTCGGCAGACGCGCATGCCGCCGCCTGGCGCTACGTCGAAGACATCAGCCGGGCCTTCGAGCCGGTCCGGACCTTGCCGAACCCCCGCGCGACAGCGGACCATCTCTCGACAGCCGACCAGCGGTTGCGCACACGCCGGCGCGTCCTGGCCAGCCTGGGCATTCTGGCCAGCGGCGGTGTGGTCGGGGCCATGGGCTGGCAGCAGGCCTGGCTGCCAGCAGAAGTGATGGCATGGGGGGCCGACCATCGCACTGCCACTGGCGAATTGCGGCAGCTCACGCTGGCCGATGGCAGCTTGCTGTGGCTCAACACGGCCAGCGCGGTCGACATCCGGTTCGACACCGATGAGCGCCGCATCGTTCTGGTGGCGGGGGAGATCTTCGTCGAGACGGCCCAGGACCACCGGCCGCTGCGGGTCTACACACCCGACGGCCAGATGCGTGCCCTGGGCACGCGCTTCAACGTCCAGATGACCGCAGCGGGAACGCAGCTGGCGGTCTATCAGGGGGCGGTGGAAGTCCGGACCTTCGCCACCGGTGCTACGCGCATCGTGCCCACGGGCCAGCAGACCCTGTTCACCGCACAGGCCATCGCACCGCTGGAGTCCGGGGATGCCGCACGCGAGGCCTGGACGCAGGGCAGCTTCGTGGCCGACAACCTGCCGCTGCGCCTGTTCGTGCAGGAACTGCGCCGCTACCGCAGAGGACACCTGGGCCTTGCCGACTCCGTGGCCGATTTTGCCGTCTACGGCAACTTCCCCCTGCACGACACCGACCGTGTCCTCCAGATGCTGGCCGCCACGCTGCCGATACGCATCGCACAGCCCATCGCATGGTGGACCACGATCGAAGCGCAAAGCTGA